The window CAAAGTTGCCGGAGGGTTTGGATTACTCGCAAATTCCAGGATTGAAAACCGAGGCAAGAATGAAGTTGGATGCGATTCGGCCTCAAACTTTGGGACAAGCTTCACGCATTGCGGGTATTAACCCGAGTGATGTGGCTATTTTATCGGTTTGGTTGAAAAAAGCCGCATACGAAAAAAATTAATTTGGCCTGATCTGAGGTTAATTGAAAATTTGCTATAAACCATAAAAAACTTAGAAATCCAATTTAAAAAAGCAGCCCCAGTTTTTGATAGGAGTAAAATAGATGATAAAAATTCTTATCCAATTAGTAATTAAATAGATATGAAATTTTTGTAACCTCACAAAAGATGAATTCAATCTAATTCGAGATGTGTTAAAAAATCAGAAGTATATTTTCTCTAGAGATCAAGTCAAATGACCAAGGCGGTATTTAATCCGACAATGGATCGCTTACTAAGGTGTTAAGGCAGGAGTTGTTTTTTGAGACTGAGTTTCTGCCGGCGGGGTTGTCATGAGCGAGGATTTTTTGGCGGTGTTGGCGAGTTCTGGGGTCAGGCCGTGTATGGTCAATTCGTCAGTATTGGTTTTTTTAAATTGGGGTTCAACTAGAATTCGCATTGTTGATTCCAAAGTTTCTCTAGGATTATCCAGAGTCATTTTCCCATTTTCGTTGTCAATGAAAAAAGTATTAGTAGCGACAGGGAGTTTAGGTGGATAGGGCTTCTCATTATAGTAGGTTCTATGATTTTCTGCTCCTACAATCATTCTGAGGTGAGTAGGGCGCCCCAAAGTATCTTTGGGCGAAGGGTGTTGATTGTCAGCTATTGCTGCTGTCATTTCCGAATCCACAAAAGTCTGGCTTCCTCCTTCATAAACCAAAGATTTGTTAACCAAAAACGGTCCGTTAATTTTGACTTGTACTTCAGCTAATGCCATTTCTTTTTTTAAATAGTGGGCATTAAAGAGGGCTTGTCTTTCTTTTAGAGTATTTTCTTGAGACGCGTTATTGTTGTTGATGTCGTCATCAACAACAACAAAGACATCCAGTTCAAGCACTTTTTCCACAGGCACTTTACCTAAGGGTGCTGTGATGGTTTTTGATTCAGAAATGGTTACGCCATTTTCCACTCGAGTTGATGGAATATGACTGGTGTAAGTGACACTTATTTCACTGCCAGGCTCTGCCGCTAATTGTCTGCCGTTAGCATGATTATAGTTAGTTAAGAGCAACAAATCGGAACGATAAGTTCCTGGCGGTACGTTGGGATTGTTTTCTTCAAGATGAAGAGTGATCTGATGTTTTTCTGTGGCGCCTGTTTCGGGATGAGTAATATTGAGATCAACTGTGATGGCTTTGGCTTGAGAGCCTGGGTTATAAAGAGAGGGATCGGTTATTTGGACGTAAAAAGCGCGATTTGAGGTGTCGATTTTCAATTCAGTTTTAGTTGGGTCTGCGGTAACATTTTCCGGACCGGGAGTGCGTGAAAATTTATCGATATTTTCTTGTTTTTGAGGGTATAATGCTATGGCTTGATGATTATTAAGCTGGCGAAGCCGCACACCTTCTTCGGTGTAAATTTTATCTGGATTTCTGACATCAATAAAAAAGGAGTCTTTTTTTTCGTATATTACACCATTAATTTCAAAAAATTGATTATTTGCAGTTTTCTTTTTCGAAAAATCCAATTTCGATTTACTGGAATCGGGATAATATAGATTGTTATGGAAGCGGATGATTTGGCTTTGCTCCACTAATCGGTAATTATTTTTATCGTAACTATTGCCATTGCTAGGATCCACATACATTTTCCCATCGTAGTGTCGTTCAGCTAAAGGAATTCTGTCACGAGGTTGCATTTGGCTGGCATCGTAGTCGATGTAGTAAAGTTTATGGCCAAAAATATAAACCGCATCATGTCGTTGTGAGCCATCAAAGGAAAATTTTCCTCCAATTTGAAGTTTGTCAACGTGATTGTATTCTCTATCGAGTAAAGTGAATTTTGGATCTCTTCCTTTTGCCAAAACTTGTTTTAAATAATTTTCTACAACAAGGTCAGGCTGTTCCGCATCGTGTTTTTTCTTCAACATACCTTTAGCAATTAAAAAGGACTAAGACAGGTTGTCAACTTTGAAGTATAAAATATGATTGAAATTTAGGGTTTCTGAGTGGCACTAAACTGGTAATGGATTTGATCCGGGTCGCGTCCGATTTTCCCAGCGAGCTTGCCTTCTTCGATGCCCAGCCAAAAACTGTAACCGTGCACCACATAAAAACTAAAAGATTCTTTGCGATCGCGATAAGAGCCATGTGAAGGATCGGTTCGAAGGACCAAAGGGTAAGTGACGTAAAGTTTTCGCTCCGGATCATTTTCTGGTGTCACCATATCATTGACATAATGTGAACTGATGCTGCCGCGCAAAGAAACCCATTCTTTATCATCTTCTGGATTCGATGCGGTGGCCGTCACTAAAGAGCCATCCTCTCGAACCTCATTAAAAGTGATGCGAATTTTTTGAGGCGATTTCGAACTATTGCTTGGGTAGATCGTGCCTTCATAAATAGTCCCTGTTTTTACGTATGGCATAGTAGATTTTAAGTGAGTTTGTAACCTTTTTTCTTTGTCATGAGCGATATTTGCGAGTCGTTCAAACGCTGCTTTTGCTTCGGGTGTGCCTTCGATGACATAATCTTTTCGAGGAAAAGTGGAAAGTGGTACGCCCACGATTTTGTTACTATCTTCGAAACCTTCACATTCAACCAACCAACGATCCACATATTTTTCGGCATGGCATCTTCCGAAAACCTCCTTTTCCTGGCCTTGCGATGCCATGGGCGACAAAAATCTTAGGGGTGTGCCATCAACCGATTTAAGGGATGCACCGTAACCGGGAATTTTATATTTTTCATATTCTGCTCGAAGATCTCCTAACACATAAAGATCTTCTTTCGCAATTAAACGGCCTTTAAAATTGATTTGATAGGAATTATTGCCGCGGGAAGTAATGTCAAACTGGTCCAATTTAAATTCATAAAATTCAAATATTTTAGCTTGAACCGCTTTTTGAACTTCAACATCAGAAGGTTTTTCTGATGAGTGAGAAATTGAAGAGATTGCTTCCGTAGCGCCATTTTTTCTTGAAAAATCTTTACCGAAATAAGAACCTAAAATAAAGCCAACAGCGAGACCAAGCAAAGTTAGTAAAACTGTAGTTGTAAGTTTCATAAAAATAACAATTAAACCCATTCCTATAAAAATTAAACTTAAAAATTGTAAAATTAATGTAAAACGTTTAACTTTAACGTTAAAATTAATTAAATCTGAAATATTTTTTGTTTTTTTTCTTAACCTTTGACTCTTTGCTAATCCTGTATAATAAGAATTACATTCATTTATGGATTTTTCTTTTTCACAACGACGTGCCGGCATTTTAGTTCCTTCTTTTGCTATTGCTCATGAAAAAGATCTGGGCATTGGAGACACCGAAGGAGTGCACCAAATGATCGATTGGTGTACTAAAAATAAAATTTCTGTTCTGCAGCTTTTGCCCATCAACGAAACCGGCGAAGATAATAGCCCCTATAATACGATTAGTTCTCGAGCGCTTTGTCCCACTACCTTATTTTTTTCGCCAACGAAAGTTCCCGGTTTATCGCGCGCTATTTATAGCCAAATCGTTACTTCCGATATCTTAAACTCGATTCGTTCCGGTCCAGTCAATTATCCCAAAGTGAAAGCGTTAAAACGTCATCTACTTTGGGAAGCGTTTCAAAAATTTCGAAAAAAATCGTTGTTAGATGAATTTACTGAGGAAAATAAAAGTTGGTTGGAAAATTATTGTCTCTTTCGGTTGGCAATGGAACTCAACGGGAATTCGATTGTGTGGGAGAAATGGCCCGCTCCTTTTTCCACACCCGAATGCATGAAAGAAAAAATAGCAACTAGCGCTGAGAAAAAAGAGTGGGAGAAAAAAATGCAGTTTTATGCCTACGTGCAATGGGTTGCCGATTTGCAATGGAAAGAAGTCAAGGCTCATGCGGAAGAACAAAAAGTTTATCTCATGGGCGACATGCCCTTTGGAGTCAGCCGTTACAGTGCAGATGTGTGGGGTAGTCGCGAAATTTTTAATTTGGATTGGTCCGGTGGCGCTCCAGCAGAAGTTTCTTTTCAACCCGATTCTTTCACGGCTCGCTGGGGGCAAAACTGGGGTATTCCCATTTATCGTTGGGATATTCTCAAAGAACAAGGTTATCGTTGGTGGCATGATCGTGTGAAAGGCATTGGCCAACATTTTCACCTGTGTCGCCTTGATCATGTTCTGGGATTTTATCGCATCTATGCTTTCCCATGGTTACCCGAGAAAAATGATGAATTTCTTCACCTTTCCGAACACGAAGTTTGGGAAAAAATAGGTAATCTCCCGCATTTTATTCCTGGACCGGATTCTGATCCGCATTGGCACTACTGGAATCGCGTCAATGGAGAAACTATTCTTAAGGAATTGCAACACGCCGCAGGAAACATGGGCTTGGTGGCTGAAGATTTGGGCACCGTTCCCGATTACGTGCCGCAATCCTTGGAAAGTTTAGGTATTCCCGGTATGAAATTGCCTTATTTCCATCGCAAACCGGATAACACTTACTTGGATGGAAGCGATTACCCTTTTCTTTCGGTGGCAACACTTGGTACGCATGACAATTATCCCATCGCAGCCCAATGGGATGTCTGGACTGAACATCGCCAACAAGGCTTAGACGCTGCACGTTGGGAGCAAACCTGTTTGTTAAAATGGGTGGGTCTGCCCGAAACACCGATCCCGGATGAACTCACTCCTGACTTGCACGCAGCGATTTGTCGGACGCTCTTTCGTTCCAACTCTTGGCTTGCTTGCTTACAAATTTCCGATTGGTTTGCCACCAAACAACGCTTCAACGTTCCCGGTTTGGCATTAGCGGGTAACTGGTCCGAACGCCTGCCCCTTACTGTCAAACGTCTCAGCACCAACGCTCATTACGCGGCTCTCACCGAACGTCTTCGCGTCCACCTGACTGCTTCGAATCGAGGAGGGGAGTAAATTTAAAACAAATAAATTGATGATGCATATAAAACATGCATATTTATATGCATGAGGACGACTTTAAATTTGGATAATGCTTTAATCGAAGAAGCGCAAAGCCTTACGGGTATAAAGGAAAAAACCGCTTTAATTCATCAAGGGCTTAATAGTTTAATTCAACAGGAATCGGCCCGTAGACTTGCAATGATGGGCGGAACCGATCGCAAAGCAAAAGCGGGCAGACGTAGACGATATCATTTCGTTAAACGTGGCGCATGAAACGCATGCTTGTCGACACCAGCATCTGGATTGACCATTTGCATCGTAAAAATGATCAACTCGTGGAATGGTTAGAAGCCGATTTGGTTGTAACCCATGAGCATGTCATAGGTGAATTAGCCTGTGGCCGTTTTAAACAACGCAAAACATTTTTAGAAAACCTTTCCCGCCTTTCCCGTTTATCCAGTGCGCGCTGGCCAGAGCTCATTGCCTTTATCGAAAATCATCAACTTTATGGTCTTGGATTATCTTGGACTGATATTCATCTGTTGGCAGCGGCTTTATTGGCCGACGCCGAATTATGGACGAAGGATAAGGTTTTGATGAGGGCGGCTCATAAACTTAGAAAATAAATATATGGAAAATAATTTGGTGGTTTCAAATAGGAAATTTGTGCTCGAGATAGTTGTATTCGTCTGCGGAGCAGTCGTGATGATTTTTGAATTGATTGGGTCGCGTGTTATTGCTCCTTATGTGGGTACTTCCATTTATGCCTGGACTAGTTTGATTGGGATAATCCTTTTAAGTTTGAGTGTTGGGTGCTATGCTGGTGGCCGATTGGCAGATAAGAGACCGAGCACTAGGCCGATGGCTTTGATTATTATTTTTTCTGCTCAAGCAATAGCTTTTTCGGCTTTTACTAAAGATGTTTTTTCAGGAATTATTTCGACTTTCCCGATTATTCTAGAGATTAAATGTATTATAATTTCATTAGTACTCTTTGCACCAGCCAGTTTTCTTTTGGGCATGATTTCTCCCTATGCGGTAAGGCTTAAAATGAGCGACATTACCAGATCTGGAAGAACAGCTGGTAATCTTTACGCTATATCTACAGCTGGCAGTATTTTCGGCACCTTTTTAGCCGGTTTTTATATTATTCCTAATTTCGGTTCAACCAATTCATTGATTATTCTTTCTTTTGTTCTTTTGTCTATGACCGTTTTTTTACTTTTGGGCACCGAAATAGTGAAATCGATTAAAGTAGAGGTTTTTATTTTAATTGTTTTGTGGGGATTAACTTGGATGTTCCCTTTCTTAAAACAAAAAATAATCGTAGCTGATGTTGATACAGCCTATAATCGTATTTTAGTTTTACGCAAAACTGATCCTGCAACAAAAAGACCAATATTAGCTCTTGTAACTGACCCCTATGGTACGCAAGCGGCTATGTTTACTGACGGTACTGATGATTTGGTTTTTGGTTACACCAAACTTTATAGACTATTTGCACATTTCGTGCCTAACCCCGCTCATGTTCTAATGATTGGCGGTTGCGCCTATACGTACCCCCGTGATTTTATTAAAAACTATCCAGACGCAAAAATGGACGTGGTTGAAATTGATCCTGGCATGACTGATATTGCCCGAAAGTATTTCGGTTTGAATGACGAAAAGAATCTCACTATTTATCATGAAGATGCGCGTATTTATTTGAACGAAACCCAAAAGAAATACGATGTCATTTTTTGCGATGCATTTAATTCTGCATCGGCAATTCCTTTTCAGTTAACGACAAAAGAAGCCGTGGCCAAAAAATACAATGCGCTTAATGACGGTGGAATAATTATGGTTAATATTATTTCAGTTATCGAGGGCGAGAAAGGGAAATTTGCTAGAGCGGAATATGCCACGTATAAAGAAATTTTTCCGCAAGTTTTTTTATTTACAGTTCCAAATATGAAGAAAGTCAATAAAACTCAAAATATTATGCTCGTAGCCTTGAAGTCAGAAAAGGTTTTTAAATGGGAAAGCCCCGATAAGGAAATCGAAAATTTTTTGTCTCATGTATGGAAGAAGCAGATAATCGATGATATGCCTGTATTGACGGACGATTTTGCTCCGGTTGAATACTATAAGCGTGTTTCGTTATAGAGTTTTAGATAAGACTTCTGATTTGTTCGCTTCCTCCTCAGACTCTTCCTACTATGCTTCAGAAAAATAATAGAAGGGTTGAGTAAGTTATCTTTAAAAATACATTCGTATCTAATTTAATAGCTTCGGAGATAAGGTTCTAACTTTACTGCAGTTAAATGAATTTTTGTGAAATGAATTGAGAATTAAAAAGAGGGAATTTTCATTTATCAGAATAAGCTTTGCGAATGATGCGAAAACACGGGATCCAACCGAGATGCATCAGAATTCGAAAAAAATTTGTGCCTTCCGGAGCATAGCCGGTTATTGATAAAATTTCAGCAATTGTCGTGATAACAGCATACCACAATGCGGCGAATAAGTGACAGTGCGTTACCCATTTATTAGTAAAATCTTCTTTCTGAATAAAAATACAAATGCTGGCCGGAATGATAAACAAAAAAACTGCAAAAACTTAAAAAGAAAAATGCTCCGGAGGTAGGGCTCGAACCTACGACCAATCGGTTAACAGCCGACCGCTCTACCACTGAGCTACTCCGGAATAGTAGAATGATTTCTTTTAAGCGAACTTTGAGGGAATTTCAAACGATTTATCAAAATAACTAGCTTTTCTAAGGTATATAAGGTTTTAAAAATGGGGCTGTTATAGAATGTTTATGTTTTAAAATTTGTTCTGGAGAACCTTGAGCTACAATTCTTCCACCTCGCTCACCTCCTTCAGGGCCGACTTCAATCACATAATCGGCTTCAGCAATAACATCTAAGTTGTGTTCTATGATAACGACGGTGTGACCACTTTCGATCAGCCGATGCACCACTTCGAGCAACCGTTTTACATCGGCCAAATGTAAGCCAATCGTGGGCTCTTCCAAAAGATAAAGACAATGCCCAGAATTATCTCGCGCAAGTTCAGTGACAAGTTTCAAGCGTTGTGCTTCGCCGCCGGATAAAGTCGGACTGCTTTGTCCGAGGGTGAGATAACCAAGACCTGTTTCCTCTAATAATTTTAAAGCGCGGTGAATTTTAGGATGAGCTTGAAAAAAAATAACCGCCTCTTCAACGGTCATTGCCAAACAATCAGCGATAGATTTGTCTTTGAATTTAATTTCCAGGGTTTCGCGATTGTAACGTTTCCCCTGGCAAACTTCGCACGGCACATGAAGCGTAGGTAAAAAATTCATTTCTATTTTGCAAGCGCCTTGGCCTTGGCACGCATCGCATCGGCCACCTTTGCTGTTAAATGAAAACCGACTGCTCGTGTAACCTCGCACACGCGATTCCGGAAGTTGCGCAAAAAGTTCACGGATTAAATCGAAAATGCCCACATAAGTCGCTGGCGTGGAGCGCGAGGTTTTGCCAATGGGCGATTGATCCACTTCAATGACTTTGGTGATGAGTTCGGCGCCTTCTAGTTTATCCCAAAGTTTTGATGTAATTTTTTTCTTTTTCTTTCGATTTTGCACAGTGTCTTGAACTGTGGGCAAAAGAATTTCACGCATGAGTGTGCTTTTGCCAGAACCGCTAACCCCGCAAAGGACAGTTAAACAATTTAAAGGAATTTTGAGATCGACCGATTTTAAATTGTTCGCACGAGCACCAGTAATTTGAAGCCAAAACGCGTTGTTATAATCACACCGTTTGCCATAAAGTGGATGGGGCAATGGCTCGCCCAATAA of the Verrucomicrobiia bacterium genome contains:
- a CDS encoding type II toxin-antitoxin system VapB family antitoxin; the encoded protein is MRTTLNLDNALIEEAQSLTGIKEKTALIHQGLNSLIQQESARRLAMMGGTDRKAKAGRRRRYHFVKRGA
- a CDS encoding 4-alpha-glucanotransferase, whose amino-acid sequence is MDFSFSQRRAGILVPSFAIAHEKDLGIGDTEGVHQMIDWCTKNKISVLQLLPINETGEDNSPYNTISSRALCPTTLFFSPTKVPGLSRAIYSQIVTSDILNSIRSGPVNYPKVKALKRHLLWEAFQKFRKKSLLDEFTEENKSWLENYCLFRLAMELNGNSIVWEKWPAPFSTPECMKEKIATSAEKKEWEKKMQFYAYVQWVADLQWKEVKAHAEEQKVYLMGDMPFGVSRYSADVWGSREIFNLDWSGGAPAEVSFQPDSFTARWGQNWGIPIYRWDILKEQGYRWWHDRVKGIGQHFHLCRLDHVLGFYRIYAFPWLPEKNDEFLHLSEHEVWEKIGNLPHFIPGPDSDPHWHYWNRVNGETILKELQHAAGNMGLVAEDLGTVPDYVPQSLESLGIPGMKLPYFHRKPDNTYLDGSDYPFLSVATLGTHDNYPIAAQWDVWTEHRQQGLDAARWEQTCLLKWVGLPETPIPDELTPDLHAAICRTLFRSNSWLACLQISDWFATKQRFNVPGLALAGNWSERLPLTVKRLSTNAHYAALTERLRVHLTASNRGGE
- a CDS encoding PIN domain-containing protein encodes the protein MKRMLVDTSIWIDHLHRKNDQLVEWLEADLVVTHEHVIGELACGRFKQRKTFLENLSRLSRLSSARWPELIAFIENHQLYGLGLSWTDIHLLAAALLADAELWTKDKVLMRAAHKLRK
- a CDS encoding fused MFS/spermidine synthase, which codes for MENNLVVSNRKFVLEIVVFVCGAVVMIFELIGSRVIAPYVGTSIYAWTSLIGIILLSLSVGCYAGGRLADKRPSTRPMALIIIFSAQAIAFSAFTKDVFSGIISTFPIILEIKCIIISLVLFAPASFLLGMISPYAVRLKMSDITRSGRTAGNLYAISTAGSIFGTFLAGFYIIPNFGSTNSLIILSFVLLSMTVFLLLGTEIVKSIKVEVFILIVLWGLTWMFPFLKQKIIVADVDTAYNRILVLRKTDPATKRPILALVTDPYGTQAAMFTDGTDDLVFGYTKLYRLFAHFVPNPAHVLMIGGCAYTYPRDFIKNYPDAKMDVVEIDPGMTDIARKYFGLNDEKNLTIYHEDARIYLNETQKKYDVIFCDAFNSASAIPFQLTTKEAVAKKYNALNDGGIIMVNIISVIEGEKGKFARAEYATYKEIFPQVFLFTVPNMKKVNKTQNIMLVALKSEKVFKWESPDKEIENFLSHVWKKQIIDDMPVLTDDFAPVEYYKRVSL